In the genome of uncultured Paludibaculum sp., the window CCATGCCGTCGAGGGCCCTCTGGAAATCGGGGGTTTCGACGTAGCCCACTAGCAGGCCGTCGTCGCGGAGGAAGAGGGAGTAGTTGTGCCAACCGGTATCGCTGAGGGCCTGGAGCATCTCGGGCCACACGGACTTGTGGCGCTCCTTGTATTCGGCCAGGCGGTCTTTCTTGACTTGCAGGAGGAAGCAGACGCGTTGCATCTCTGGCATCATATCCCTTGCCATGGCCGATTTGCGAAAACTCAAGGACTTGGACGGCATCGGTCCAAAAATGCTGAAAGACTTCGAGCTGCTAGGGATCGCCAACATCGATCAACTCAAAAAGCACTCAGGGCGGA includes:
- a CDS encoding L-rhamnose mutarotase; translation: MQRVCFLLQVKKDRLAEYKERHKSVWPEMLQALSDTGWHNYSLFLRDDGLLVGYVETPDFQRALDGMAGLDVNARWQAEMREFFEDTTGRNADERMRPLEQVFYLA